The halophilic archaeon DL31 nucleotide sequence CTGATCGTGAATAGCTGAACACGATAGAATCAGGCGGTCCGCAACACCTGTATAAACCAGACAGAAGCGGTACAGCACCAGAATATTATGACGTTCCAGTCGTGGTGTTTTGTATGAGCATCCCCGATCTCACCCCGATACGAGAGTCTCTTGATGCCAGAATCGAGGAGCTGGAAGAGGAGCAAAAACGCCAGGAAGAGCGGCACAAAGGAGATGGAAGCACACCTGCGGTTTGGGACAAGGTGGAACCGAAAATTCGGCGCGATGTCGTGGAGGATTGCCAGGAGGATCTTGATGACGTGGACGAACAAGACGAGGTTCTCCGAATATTGGCTGAATGGCGCCGTAACGAAAATCGGGAGTGGGAATTCAACCGGAACAGTTCCACGGTAGAGAACGAACGAAACAACATCAAGACGGCTGAAATTCGGATCTGGAAGGAGGAGCTCATGGAACTAATTCCCGAGTCCGAATTCAAGACCTGCGGCCTCTGTGAGTCTCTTCAAATGCCAAAAAGCGACCGGCGCAAGAGTCGAGGGTATGTATGGGAATGTCCTGACTGCTTCTAGTCTGGGCCCACGAACCTCTATTATACTGACGACAAGAGGGGAGGTATGGGCGCATCTGATTGGGCTGGCAGGATGTGTATGCGACTAGAAGAGGAATTTGACATTAGCGAGGACCGGGCCCTCCGTATCACGACACTCGTTCGACTATTCCGAGGAGAAGGATATGAGGATGTCTTTGGCGAGTACGGAAGCGAGCGACACCAGAAAATCCAAGAGCAGCTGATCGACGAACTCGATAAGTCACTCCTCGAGCAGTCCGGCAATACGATCGAAGAACGCTGGAATAACTTGATGGATGAATTGGACTGTCAAAGTCGCGCTGACAACGGAGTATACCTCATCTCTTGGAGTGAACACGAAGCCGACGACTGGCAAAATCCCGGTGTGACGAGTTCCCGCCCGTGACCTGATTCCGGAAATCCCGGAAGCCTTGAATTTCCACAAACAGGAATCACCATACAGCGCGAGGAATTAGTTAGGTTCGAGAGGGGTAAATGGGGTGTTTCCGGAAGTAACCCGGTCACGTTTTTAGTACTAGCCAGAAAACCAGTCTATCAAGTAAAGATGATCCGCGATGCTCGCGTTCTCCGCGCCGGGTTCGTCCCTCGGGAAGTTGAGCATCGCGACGCCGAAGTCAACCACCTCTCTAGTGTCCTTGAGCCCATCACGAACAGTGAACCCGCCGACACGGCTATCGTCACCGGGCCCAGCGGCGCCGGCAAAACGTGCATTTCGCAGTTCGTCACCGAACGGCTCCGCGAGGAGGTCCTCGACGTCGAGACCACCTACGTCAACTGCTGGCGAAACTACACCCGATTCCGGACGCTCTACCAGATCCTCGACGACCTCGGCGCCACCATCGACATCCACCGACAATCAACGCCGCACGACGAACTCGTCGATCGCCTCCAGCAGCACGAGGGCCCGCGAACGGTCGTCATCCTCGACGAGGTCGACCAACTGGAGGACCCCAGCGTCATCTACGACCTCCACAGCCTCCCGCAGTTCGCAATCATCTGCATTGCGAACAAGGAAGAGGAGCTGTTCAGCCGCGTTGACGACCGGCTCGTGAGCCGGCTGCGCTCCAGCGAGCACGTCCGGATGGACAAGTACCACGACGAGCAGCTGTACGATATCTTGAGTGCTCGGGCGAAGTGGGGGCTCGACGAGGACGTCATCACCGACGACCAGCTCTACCGGATCGCCGACGCGGCCGCCGGCGACGCCCGCCTCGCAATCGGTATCCTCCGAACGGCCGCCGGCAAGGCAGATCGTGAGAACCACGAGCGCATCACCGACGATATCCTCCTAGACGCCGCCGAGGATGCCCGGGCCCAGATCAAGCAGAAGAGCCTCGATTCACTCACGCCGCACCAACGGGTCGTCTATGACATTGTGCGCGAGCACGGCTCGGTCGGGCCGAGCGAGATTCACGAGCGCTATTCCCAGGAGGTCGATGACCCACGGACGAAGCGGACTATCCGCACGTATCTCTCGAAGATGGAGCAGTACAACCTCCTCGAAGCGGAGGGGACGAGTCGGGATCGAGAGTACTCGCTCGTCGAT carries:
- a CDS encoding orc1/cdc6 family replication initiation protein (KEGG: hma:pNG6184 cell division control protein 6~TIGRFAM: Cell division control protein 6 related, archaea~SMART: ATPase, AAA+ type, core), which translates into the protein MIRDARVLRAGFVPREVEHRDAEVNHLSSVLEPITNSEPADTAIVTGPSGAGKTCISQFVTERLREEVLDVETTYVNCWRNYTRFRTLYQILDDLGATIDIHRQSTPHDELVDRLQQHEGPRTVVILDEVDQLEDPSVIYDLHSLPQFAIICIANKEEELFSRVDDRLVSRLRSSEHVRMDKYHDEQLYDILSARAKWGLDEDVITDDQLYRIADAAAGDARLAIGILRTAAGKADRENHERITDDILLDAAEDARAQIKQKSLDSLTPHQRVVYDIVREHGSVGPSEIHERYSQEVDDPRTKRTIRTYLSKMEQYNLLEAEGTSRDREYSLVDSAAASPMQ
- a CDS encoding hypothetical protein (KEGG: hut:Huta_1924 hypothetical protein), which encodes MGASDWAGRMCMRLEEEFDISEDRALRITTLVRLFRGEGYEDVFGEYGSERHQKIQEQLIDELDKSLLEQSGNTIEERWNNLMDELDCQSRADNGVYLISWSEHEADDWQNPGVTSSRP